In Methylomonas sp. ZR1, one DNA window encodes the following:
- a CDS encoding choice-of-anchor I family protein, whose translation MKLTSIAAAVAAVLASANASAAGDFQWSHQWTFNHTAANGSSAMGSEIVSFDAVNNRLWVAGTDANQANIGQGGIDVLDMNGNLLQSISTSAFGGINSVAVKNGQAAIALTAPTKTDPGLVRFYNAADYTLQHSVTVGANPDAVTYTPDGSRLLVANEGEPSSYLVGPSGDPEGSVSIINTNSFAVQTAGFTAFNGAAAALKASGVRLTGPNASVAQDLEPEYIAVSQDGSKAFATLQEANSVAVIDIASATVTDIKALGLKDHNLAGNGLDVSDRDGAGTAALKGNIQNWNVMGMYMPDGIASFSKDGNQYYVTANEGDSREDWPGGAEEVRVGAATIDPALNATMTALHGPDWATNNDKLNRLTVSRSGDLDNDGDLDQLQVFGARSFSILDANGAMVFDSGDKLEQTIKALIAANPGNAAYEALWDDGRSDNKGPEPESAVVGKVDGRDLLFLGLERSNAVMVWDLTDLNSPKFLDMLFTGGDIGPEGLSFFSNAQGSYLAVANEVSETTSLYKVSAVPVPGAVWLFGSALVGLMGMQRGRKQ comes from the coding sequence ATGAAACTCACTTCAATCGCCGCCGCCGTCGCTGCTGTGCTGGCCTCTGCCAATGCCAGCGCTGCGGGGGATTTTCAATGGTCGCATCAATGGACCTTCAATCACACTGCAGCGAATGGTTCCAGTGCCATGGGCTCGGAAATCGTCTCTTTCGATGCGGTTAACAACCGCTTGTGGGTAGCGGGAACCGATGCCAATCAGGCCAATATTGGCCAAGGCGGCATCGACGTGTTGGATATGAACGGCAATTTGCTGCAAAGCATTTCCACGAGCGCGTTCGGCGGAATCAACAGCGTGGCGGTGAAAAACGGCCAAGCGGCCATTGCTTTGACGGCGCCGACGAAAACCGATCCGGGTTTGGTGCGTTTTTACAATGCGGCTGACTACACATTGCAACACAGCGTAACCGTCGGTGCCAACCCTGACGCAGTGACATATACGCCCGACGGCAGCCGCTTGCTGGTGGCGAATGAAGGCGAACCCAGCAGCTATTTGGTGGGGCCAAGCGGCGATCCGGAAGGCTCGGTGAGTATTATCAACACCAACAGCTTTGCCGTCCAAACGGCCGGATTTACTGCTTTCAACGGTGCGGCGGCGGCTTTGAAAGCCAGCGGCGTGCGTCTGACCGGGCCGAACGCCAGCGTCGCGCAAGATCTGGAACCGGAATACATTGCGGTTAGCCAAGACGGCAGCAAAGCTTTTGCGACGCTGCAAGAGGCCAACTCGGTTGCGGTCATCGACATCGCCAGCGCCACAGTCACCGACATTAAAGCCCTGGGTTTGAAGGATCACAATTTAGCCGGCAACGGTCTGGATGTCTCGGATCGCGACGGTGCCGGCACTGCGGCTTTGAAAGGCAATATCCAGAACTGGAATGTGATGGGTATGTACATGCCCGACGGCATCGCCAGTTTTAGCAAAGACGGCAATCAATATTACGTGACCGCCAATGAAGGCGACTCTCGCGAGGATTGGCCGGGCGGTGCGGAAGAAGTGCGGGTGGGCGCAGCGACTATCGATCCCGCCTTGAATGCCACCATGACAGCCTTGCACGGACCGGATTGGGCCACGAACAATGACAAGCTGAATCGACTAACGGTTTCCAGGAGCGGGGATTTGGACAACGACGGTGACCTGGATCAACTGCAAGTCTTCGGCGCCCGCTCGTTCTCGATTCTGGATGCCAATGGTGCCATGGTGTTCGATTCCGGTGACAAACTGGAACAAACCATCAAAGCGCTGATCGCGGCGAATCCCGGTAATGCGGCTTACGAGGCCTTGTGGGACGATGGCCGTAGCGACAACAAAGGTCCTGAGCCGGAAAGTGCCGTAGTGGGTAAAGTGGATGGCCGGGATTTATTGTTCCTGGGTTTGGAGCGTTCTAATGCGGTGATGGTCTGGGATTTGACTGACCTGAACAGTCCGAAATTTTTGGACATGTTGTTTACCGGCGGCGACATCGGTCCCGAGGGTCTGAGTTTCTTCAGCAATGCCCAGGGCAGTTACCTGGCGGTGGCCAACGAGGTAAGTGAAACCACTTCGCTGTACAAAGTATCGGCCGTGCCGGTACCGGGCGCGGTTTGGTTGTTCGGTTCCGCGCTGGTGGGCTTGATGGGAATGCAACGCGGCCGTAAACAGTAA